One genomic segment of Gemmatimonas aurantiaca includes these proteins:
- the glp gene encoding gephyrin-like molybdotransferase Glp: protein MGDAEGRGSYRLAYADALASVLASCAHRTTPVVTIALTDALGHALAAPVTSPVALPPWDNSGMDGYAVRRADVLGAGAAAPRVLGVIGTSVAGSDPRQLPALTDGHAVRIMTGAPIPPGADAVIRVEDTEVSTDASAETEGASVRILNDRDAQGRGNIRARGEDVQPGVPLFAAGTSVRSAHLGLLASIGYAQVAVHRAPRVTVLSSGDELVTVEQFDQVLAGSRIVSSSSYALPALLRSAGAEVTMAPLVNDTLDAMVQAMDTALTGGCDLLVTTGGVSVGAHDYTRDALAALGGVQQFWRARIRPGGPIGTGMVRDIPWIGLPGNPVSTLVTGMLFAWPLLRQLGGHGRTCHVKLPVRMTNAAETPAALTHFLRAQLAVGHDGQLEATITGAQGSNLQQSIALADALIEVPEPVGRVEAGMTLGAMLIPDGPFVAKA, encoded by the coding sequence ATGGGTGATGCGGAGGGACGCGGCAGCTATCGACTCGCGTATGCAGACGCCCTCGCGAGTGTGCTCGCGTCCTGTGCGCATCGCACGACGCCGGTCGTCACGATTGCCCTGACCGACGCGCTCGGGCACGCGTTGGCGGCACCGGTGACGAGTCCGGTCGCGCTGCCGCCGTGGGACAATTCCGGCATGGACGGCTACGCCGTGCGCCGCGCCGACGTGCTGGGCGCGGGTGCCGCAGCGCCACGGGTGCTCGGGGTGATCGGCACGAGTGTGGCCGGCAGTGATCCCAGGCAGTTGCCGGCGCTGACGGATGGACATGCCGTGCGTATCATGACCGGTGCGCCCATCCCGCCTGGTGCGGATGCGGTCATTCGTGTGGAGGATACGGAGGTATCGACGGACGCGTCTGCGGAGACCGAGGGCGCGTCGGTGCGCATCCTGAACGACCGGGATGCCCAGGGACGCGGCAACATCCGGGCACGCGGCGAGGATGTGCAACCGGGTGTTCCGCTCTTCGCGGCCGGCACGTCCGTTCGTTCGGCGCACCTCGGGCTGCTGGCGTCCATCGGGTATGCGCAGGTGGCCGTGCATCGCGCGCCACGTGTCACCGTGCTGTCGAGTGGCGACGAACTCGTCACCGTGGAGCAGTTCGATCAGGTGCTGGCGGGTTCACGCATCGTGTCCTCGAGCAGCTATGCGTTGCCGGCGCTGTTGCGTTCGGCTGGCGCCGAGGTGACCATGGCGCCTCTGGTGAACGACACGCTCGATGCGATGGTGCAGGCCATGGACACGGCGCTCACCGGCGGCTGCGATCTGCTCGTCACGACAGGTGGTGTCTCGGTGGGCGCGCACGATTACACCCGCGACGCCCTCGCGGCACTTGGCGGCGTGCAGCAATTCTGGCGGGCGCGTATCCGCCCCGGTGGCCCGATCGGAACGGGCATGGTGCGCGACATCCCCTGGATCGGCCTGCCCGGCAATCCGGTGTCCACGCTGGTGACGGGCATGCTCTTCGCCTGGCCGTTGCTGCGACAACTGGGCGGACATGGGCGCACGTGCCACGTGAAACTGCCCGTGCGCATGACGAACGCGGCGGAGACACCGGCTGCGCTCACGCATTTCCTGCGTGCGCAATTGGCCGTGGGGCACGACGGTCAGCTCGAAGCCACCATCACCGGCGCGCAAGGATCGAATCTGCAGCAGAGCATTGCGCTGGCCGATGCGCTGATAGAAGTGCCGGAGCCGGTGGGGCGTGTGGAGGCCGGCATGACGCTCGGGGCCATGCTGATTCCGGATGGGCCTTTTGTTGCGAAGGCGTGA
- a CDS encoding methyltransferase domain-containing protein, whose amino-acid sequence MPRFEISALDPAAQALATLHGDALDAALAKRFTLAEVGITVGAEPHARTFQLIKPANADHLISEADYVHDERLPYWADLWPSARVLAGALLTEQGHGRTLLELGCGLGLDTVAAMAAGFTVTSTDYYEDALHVARSNARRNLGQEPTVRMVNWRHWPEDLGTFDVVMAADVLYEQEYATLVADCLARALRPDGVALVADPGRLALPTFRDRLPTAGLRIDHITTTPFEEGAVKQQVQIMHIRKI is encoded by the coding sequence ATGCCACGTTTTGAAATCTCCGCGCTCGACCCCGCGGCGCAAGCGCTTGCCACACTGCACGGTGACGCGCTCGATGCCGCGTTGGCCAAGCGGTTCACACTGGCCGAAGTCGGGATCACGGTGGGCGCCGAACCGCATGCGCGCACATTTCAGCTCATCAAGCCCGCCAACGCCGATCACCTGATCAGCGAAGCCGACTACGTGCACGACGAACGCCTGCCGTACTGGGCGGATCTCTGGCCATCGGCGCGCGTACTGGCCGGTGCGCTGCTCACTGAACAGGGGCACGGACGTACGCTGCTCGAGCTCGGATGTGGACTCGGACTGGATACCGTGGCGGCAATGGCGGCGGGGTTCACCGTCACGAGCACCGATTATTACGAGGACGCGCTGCATGTCGCGCGCAGCAATGCCCGGCGCAATCTCGGACAGGAGCCCACGGTGCGCATGGTGAACTGGCGTCACTGGCCCGAGGACCTCGGCACCTTCGACGTGGTGATGGCAGCCGACGTCCTGTATGAACAGGAATACGCCACGCTGGTGGCCGATTGTCTGGCCCGTGCCCTCCGCCCCGATGGGGTGGCGCTCGTCGCCGACCCCGGGCGGCTGGCGCTGCCCACGTTCCGCGACCGTCTGCCTACGGCGGGCCTCCGGATCGATCACATCACGACCACCCCGTTCGAGGAAGGGGCGGTGAAACAGCAGGTGCAGATCATGCACATTCGGAAAATCTGA